In Tripterygium wilfordii isolate XIE 37 chromosome 15, ASM1340144v1, whole genome shotgun sequence, one DNA window encodes the following:
- the LOC120016204 gene encoding uncharacterized protein LOC120016204 isoform X2, with translation MVGKLGKNSEFSEINIDDADSLQAALSDVDLVIHAAGPFQRAAKCTVLEAAIETKTAYIDVCDDTSYALRAKLFNNRALAANIPAITTAGIYPGVSNVMAAELVRAARSESKGEPERLRFYYYTAGTGGAGPTILATSFLLLGEEVVAFNKGEEIKLKPYSGMLNIDFGKGIGKKDVYLLNLPEVRTTHEVLGIPTVSARFGTAPFFWNWAMEAMTNLVPVEVLRDRSKVQQLVQLFDPVVRAVDGIAGERVSMRVDLEHTDGRDTVGIFSHRRLSVSVGVATAAFALAVLEGSTQPGVWFPEEPEGIAIEARELLLHRASQGTINFVMNKPAWMVETNPKEFGLGIYI, from the exons ATGGTTGGAAAACTGGGGAAGAACTCCGAGTTTTCTGAAATCAACATTGATGATGCGGATTCACTGCAAGCAGCTTTGAGTG ATGTGGACCTTGTCATTCATGCTGCAGGGCCCTTTCAAAGGGCAGCAAAGTGCACTGTATTGGAAGCTGCTATAGAGACCAAG ACAGCATATATTGATGTTTGTGATGATACAAGCTATGCTCTGCGTGCAAAATTATTCAACAATAGAGCACTGGCTGCAAATATTCCCGCCATAACAACTGCTGGGATCTATCCAGGAGTGAGCAATG TGATGGCAGCGGAGCTAGTTCGAGCTGCTAGAAGTGAAAGCAAGGGGGAGCCTGAGAGGCTAAG GTTCTACTACTACACGGCTGGCACAGGTGGTGCAGGTCCAACAATTTTAGCCACCAGTTTTTTACTTCTTGGAGAAGAGGTGGTTGCATTTAACAAAG GGGAAGAAATCAAACTAAAGCCTTACAGTGGAATGCTGAACATTGACTTTGGAAAAGGGATTGGCAAGAAAGATGTTTATTTATT GAATTTGCCGGAGGTTCGCACTACTCATGAGGTCCTTGGAATACCGACCGTCAGTGCCCGATTTGGAACTGCACCATTCTTCTGGAACTGGGCAATGGAAGCCATGACAAATCTTGTTCCTGTG GAAGTTCTGAGAGACAGAAGCAAAGTCCAACAGTTGGTTCAATTGTTTGACCCTGTAGTAAGAGCAGTGGATGGGATTGCTGGAGAGCGAGTGTCTATGAGG GTTGATTTGGAGCATACAGATGGACGGGACACCGTTGGCATATTTAGTCACAGGAGGCTATCTGT ATCAGTAGGTGTGGCAACAGCTGCCTTTGCTCTTGCAGTTCTTGAGGGAAGCACACAGCCTGGGGTTTGGTTTCCGGAAGAG CCTGAAGGAATTGCAATTGAGGCGAGGGAACTTCTTCTCCATCGTGCATCACAAGGAACGATAAATTTCGTAATGAAcaa GCCAGCGTGGATGGTGGAAACAAATCCGAAAGAGTTTGGACTTGGAATTTACATTTGA
- the LOC120016204 gene encoding uncharacterized protein LOC120016204 isoform X1 produces MEAMARAWLHSRSTSAVACAVKSVEGESYRVELPDKKRNSRVLVLGGTGRVGGSTAIALNKLCPDLRIVVGGRNREKGAAMVGKLGKNSEFSEINIDDADSLQAALSDVDLVIHAAGPFQRAAKCTVLEAAIETKTAYIDVCDDTSYALRAKLFNNRALAANIPAITTAGIYPGVSNVMAAELVRAARSESKGEPERLRFYYYTAGTGGAGPTILATSFLLLGEEVVAFNKGEEIKLKPYSGMLNIDFGKGIGKKDVYLLNLPEVRTTHEVLGIPTVSARFGTAPFFWNWAMEAMTNLVPVEVLRDRSKVQQLVQLFDPVVRAVDGIAGERVSMRVDLEHTDGRDTVGIFSHRRLSVSVGVATAAFALAVLEGSTQPGVWFPEEPEGIAIEARELLLHRASQGTINFVMNKPAWMVETNPKEFGLGIYI; encoded by the exons ATGGAAGCCATGGCGCGAGCTTGGCTCCATTCGAGGAGCACAAGTGCAGTGGCTTGTGCCGTAAAGAGCGTCGAAGGTGAGAGTTACCGAGTTGAACTTCCAGATAAGAAGCGGAACTCGAGGGTTCTGGTTTTGGGAGGAACGGGTCGGGTTGGTGGGTCCACCGCCATTGCTCTTAACAAGCTCTGCCCAGATCTTCGCATTGTCGTTGGAGGCAGAAACAG GGAAAAGGGTGCTGCCATGGTTGGAAAACTGGGGAAGAACTCCGAGTTTTCTGAAATCAACATTGATGATGCGGATTCACTGCAAGCAGCTTTGAGTG ATGTGGACCTTGTCATTCATGCTGCAGGGCCCTTTCAAAGGGCAGCAAAGTGCACTGTATTGGAAGCTGCTATAGAGACCAAG ACAGCATATATTGATGTTTGTGATGATACAAGCTATGCTCTGCGTGCAAAATTATTCAACAATAGAGCACTGGCTGCAAATATTCCCGCCATAACAACTGCTGGGATCTATCCAGGAGTGAGCAATG TGATGGCAGCGGAGCTAGTTCGAGCTGCTAGAAGTGAAAGCAAGGGGGAGCCTGAGAGGCTAAG GTTCTACTACTACACGGCTGGCACAGGTGGTGCAGGTCCAACAATTTTAGCCACCAGTTTTTTACTTCTTGGAGAAGAGGTGGTTGCATTTAACAAAG GGGAAGAAATCAAACTAAAGCCTTACAGTGGAATGCTGAACATTGACTTTGGAAAAGGGATTGGCAAGAAAGATGTTTATTTATT GAATTTGCCGGAGGTTCGCACTACTCATGAGGTCCTTGGAATACCGACCGTCAGTGCCCGATTTGGAACTGCACCATTCTTCTGGAACTGGGCAATGGAAGCCATGACAAATCTTGTTCCTGTG GAAGTTCTGAGAGACAGAAGCAAAGTCCAACAGTTGGTTCAATTGTTTGACCCTGTAGTAAGAGCAGTGGATGGGATTGCTGGAGAGCGAGTGTCTATGAGG GTTGATTTGGAGCATACAGATGGACGGGACACCGTTGGCATATTTAGTCACAGGAGGCTATCTGT ATCAGTAGGTGTGGCAACAGCTGCCTTTGCTCTTGCAGTTCTTGAGGGAAGCACACAGCCTGGGGTTTGGTTTCCGGAAGAG CCTGAAGGAATTGCAATTGAGGCGAGGGAACTTCTTCTCCATCGTGCATCACAAGGAACGATAAATTTCGTAATGAAcaa GCCAGCGTGGATGGTGGAAACAAATCCGAAAGAGTTTGGACTTGGAATTTACATTTGA